Genomic DNA from Methanofollis sp. W23:
CCCTGATGACCAGCATGTCGTCGGCCCGTCCGGAGATCCGCGCGAGGCGCTTGCCGCGGCCGCACGGGCAGTCGTCAGGGATGATGCGGGTGATGTCGCCGGTGCGGTACCTGACCAGGGGCATCGCCTCCTTGACGAGCGGGGTGATGACGAGTTCGCCCTTCTCACCGTCTGGCAGACGTTCGCCGGTCTCGGGGTCGATGATCTCGGCAAAGTAGAAGTCATGCCAGAGGTGGAGCCCGTCGTGTTCAGGGCACTCGAAGGCGGCGCCAGGCCCGTACATCTCGCTCATGCCGTACGAGTCGAAGGCCTCCACCCCGAGACGCGCTTCCAGTTCCTTTCTCATGTTCTCAGACCAGGGTTCGGCGCCGAAGACCCCGATCCGCAGGGAGTCCAGGGACGCCCCCATCTCCTCGGCCACTTCGGCGAGATGCATCCCATAACTCGGGGTGCAGTGGATCGCGGTGACACCAAAGTCGTCGATCATCTCGATCTGTCGTTTGGTGTTGCCGGTGGCGCTCGGGATCACCGTGGCTCCGATCTTCTCCGCTCCGTAGTGGAAGCCGAGCCCGCCGGTGAAGAGCCCGTAGTTCACGGCGTTCTGGAAGATGTCCTCGTCGGTCAGGCCGATCATGGTGAGGTTCCTGGCGATGAGCTCAGACCAGTTGTCCAGGTCCTGTCTGGTATACCCGACGACCGTCGGTTTGCCGGTCGTCCCTGAGGTGGTGTGGATCCGCACCACCTGTTTCAGGGGCACGGCGATGTTCCCGAAGGGATACCCGTCCCTGAGCTCTTTTTTGGTGGTGAAGGGGATCTTTACGATATCGTCGAGGCTCTGAATGTCGGCCGGGGTGACCCCGGCCTCCCTGAATTTCTTCTGGTAGAACTCGACATTCTGGACGTGGTTCACCGTCCACTTCAGCCTGGAGAGCTGCAGTGCTTCGAGGTCGGTCTGGGAAACCGTCTCCATTTCTTTGTTCCAGAACATGTGTACCCTATCCTCTGCCAGGCGGCCGCTCCGCCCTGAGATGATACTGAAAATGTTGGTCGTCGCCCCCCAATAACCTTGTCATGGTATGACATGGCACGGCCCCACCCGGGCAGGTGGCAGCATGTGGCGGTCTCCGAAATGTATTATATATTGTCGCCATCGGTGTGTTGACGTGTGTGCCTCAGGCAGGGTGAGCGACAGTTTGCGTTCTGGAACCTGAGACGGAACGGTCTCTCGAACACTGCGATTGCAGATCATTTCACGGTCTCCAGACCGGCAATCTCGAAGGGCCTCCGTACCATGGACCGAAAAGTAGGGGATCTCCTCGGTGTCCTGGTCTGGCGGTCGGTGCCTCTTGGGGTCGATGCCGTCATCTTTGTCTCAGAAACGCATGGGATACAGGTATGGTACGAGCATGAGGGCGACTGCACCGGCTGTCCCCGCCATGACGAATGCATGCTCTTTCTCAGTGACTTTGTGCGGGAGATGAACATCACTCTTCCAGAAAACAGGAATCCGACAGAGGTGGCGGACGAAATCTTCAGAACGGTGAAAGAGTAGATCTGATTGATGTACCGGATAGCCGAGATGATAGGAAAGCTGATGGGCCGGTGTCCGAATCAGGAGATGGTGGCGGCAGCCCAGGCCGGAAAACCTGATCAGAATGCCGCGAGAGGGGGCAAAAGTGGTCTGCCGACGCTACGATGGTCTCGCCTGGGAATGATCGGAGTCGTCGTCCTTGCATTTCTCCTCGGGATCGCGGTGTACCCGACGGTGCCCGAAGAGATCCCCTCGCACTGGGACGCCGCTGGCGAGGTCGACGCCTATCTCCCTGCATTCTGGGGTATATTCCTGCTGCCCCTCCTCCTTGCAGGTGTTGCTGTGCTCTTCCTCTTCGTGGTGCCTGTTCTGGATGTGCGGGTGAATACCGCGGGGGAGTCAAGGTGGCGGTACGATGCCGTCGGGTTGGTCATCGCTCTCTTCCTCTTTGCGGTCCATGTCGTCGCCATCCTGTGGGCGCAAGGGACCGAGGTCTCGATGCCCGCCTTTTTGGCGGTGATCTTTGGCATTATGGAGATCGCCATGGGGGCCCTCATAAAGAAGGGACTGAATCAGAATTCTTTTGTAGGGATCAGGACGCCATGGACACTTGCAGACGAACGCGTCTGGGAGATTACGCATGAACGGGCCGGGGTCGCCTTCCAGGTGGCGGGAGTTCTCACTCTGCTCACTGCGTTGGCCCCAGAGGTGTACGGGTTCGTCCTGCTGGTCCTGATCCTGATCGCCGTCTGCATCTATCTGGTCTGGTATTCCAGGCAGGTGTATCTGAGGGTCGTGGGTCATTCAGAGATGAGATGAGGGCTTTGTAGAATCGGGTATGAACCCCTGACTCAAGCATACGCGATGGAAATTCCTGTTGGCTTCTGTGATGTGCATGGATCAGTGCTCCCTTTGCGAGACAGCGGTGAAGATTCGACGATTGGGGGCGGCCAATCAGATCGAGATGCTTTCCCCCATGCTCTCGCCGAGGGCGCCGCCTCCGGACCCCCGCGATGAAGATTGAGCCTGGGAGGCATATTCGAACTCCCTGATGAGGGATTGCTGTCCACGACCTCTCGTGGCGCGGGGGGTCAGGGAGACCTGGTCCCCTGGTGGAGGATGGTTCAGAAACCCGGAAGGATGCGTTTCAGTTCGAGGAGATATTTGCCCCAGGAGAGTTTTGGGATATGGGCGATCCTTCCAATCTCACGTCTTCCTCCTCCATCATCTCGGCGGGAAGCACCCCTCCAGAGGGTTTCAGAGACGCGTTCTCACTCTTGGGTCCCCGGCCGCGAGGGCAAGGGCGCGCAGAGCGCTCTGCTCTTTGTCCTTGATCTCGAGCATCAGGTCGAAGTCCTGGGGACGGGAGGCCGCAAGGAAGGCGGCGAAGTGAGCTTCGTCAAGGGTGGCGGCGTGCCGGCCGCGCCGCGCCCCTGGCGCCTGAGAGGAGTAGTCGGCCATCGGGACGCCGTCCTTGCGTGGGTCCCAGGTCCGCGCGCACGCCGCAAGCGCCTTGCCTACCTCCTCCCCTGAGGAGCGGCACTCGTGGTGGAGGGTGTCGAAGACGACCGGCACCCCGCAGCCCTGGTGGAGGGTAAGACAGTCATCCACGGGGTACAGCCGGTCGTCGTTCTCGACGACAAGCCGCCGCTTCACCCCGGTGGGGAGGGCACGGTGGCGCTCGATAAACCGTGCCATCGCCGTCGGTCTGTCCCCATAGACCCCGCCGACATGGACCTGGACCTTTGCGGTGGTGTCGAGTCCCATCGCATCAAGGACCGCCGCATGATACATCAACTCGGCGACACTCCGCCTGGTGACCCCCTCGTCAGGGGAGTTGAGGAGGGTGAACTGGTCAGGGTGCATCGAGATGCGCATGCCGTGGTCCTGGACAAAATTCCCGATCCCGGCACACTCATCTGCAAAGATCTCAGGCCAGTCAAGGGTGTTCACCGGGTGGGAGGCGAAGGGGACGAGGTCGGAGGTGACCCTGAAGAAGAGAAGGTCGTGCGCTGCGTTGTACTCCAGGATCAGGGCAAGGCACCGGAGATTTTCTGCAACCGTGGAGAGGAACCGCTCCTCGCTCCAGGACTTCAGCCTGAAGGTCCGGGCAGAGGTGCATCCGATGCCGGTGTTCACACAAGGGTACCCGATCCGCATCAGGGAGAGATGGAGGGCGGAGGTATATACCTGCTGGAAGGGGTGAGCACATGCCGTGCCCCCCTGCCTGAACGGCAGGGATGATACCCTTAAGAGCACAGGATAGAAAAAATATAAGAGCACGATTTCACCTGGACGCGTCCGCGCGCCCGGGTGCCTGTACCCGGGATAGGTTACCATGAGCGATTCACAGATCAGTTTTGATGAGGCAAAACTCGCCAAGTACCAGGAGATCCAGGAGGCCGGACTCCCCATGTACCCGGCCCACTTTGAGCGAGAGGTGACCCTGGCAGAGATCAGGGAACGATACGCCGAGATCGGCCACGACCCGAGCGAAGAAGAGATCACGACCGCCGGCCGGATCTACAGCATCCGCCGTCACGGCAAGACGATCTTTGTCGATGTCGGTGACGATTCTGCACGGCTCCAACTCTATGTCAGGAAAAACGACATCGGCGACGAACCTTTTGACCGGTTCAAGAAGTTTGTCGATGCCGGCGATGTCATCGGGATCACCGGCCGGGTATTCAGGACCAAGATGGGCGAGATCACGATCTGGGTCAGCACCTACCATCTCCTGACCAAGTCGGTCTGCGCCATGCCTGAGAAGTTCCATGGGCTCAAGAACACCGAGATGAGGTACCGCCACCGCTACCTCGACCTGATCATGAACCCGGAGAGCAGGGAGACGTTCAGGCTCAGGAGCAGGGCCATCGCCGAACTGCGGACTTTCCTCAACTCCCGGGACTTCCTGGAGTTCGAGACCCCGACTCTCCAGCCGGTCTATGGTGGGGCAAATGCCAGGCCATTCACGACCTACCACAATGCCCTTGAGCAGAAACTCTTCCTGCGGATCGCCCCTGAACTCTACCTCAAGCGGCTTGTCGTCGGCGGGTTCGAGAAGGTCTACGAGATTGCAAAGAACTTCCGCAATGAGGACATCGACACGCATCACAACCCCGAGTTCTCGATGGTTGAGATCTATGCCGCCTATCATGACTACAAGGACATGATGAACCTCACCGAGGAGATCGTCACTCACCTGGTCCTCGGCACCTGCGGCACGGCGTCGATCACCTTCGACGGGACCGAGATCTCCTTCGAGCGCCCCTGGCGGAGGCTCACCATGGAGGATGCGGTGAAGGAATATGCCGACATCGACGTCTTTGCCACTCCGGTGGAGGAACTTGCGGCCATCGCCGAGAAGGAAGATATGGAGAAGTGGGAGGCGGCAAAGACTCACGGCGATTATCTCGCGCTCTTCTTCGAGCACTTCTGTGAGGACAAACTTATTCAGCCGACCTTCATCTACGACTTCCCGGTCGAGAACTCACCGCTTGCCAAGCGCCACCGTTCCAAGCCCGGCTTTACCGAGCGCTTCGAGCTCTTCGTGAACGGCATGGAACTTGCAAACGGGTTCTCAGAATTGAATGATCCTCTTGACCAGAAGGAGCGGTTTGAGGCGCAGGACCAGAAACGGCGTCTCGGCGACCTTGAGGCGCAGATGATCGATTACGACTTCATCAACGCCCTCGGCTACGGGATGCCCCCGACCGGTGGGGTCGGCATCGGGATCGACAGGTTGGTCATGCTTCTCACCGGCAACGACTCAATCAAAGAGGTCATTCTCTTCCCGTCGATGCGCAGGCTTTCGCAGAACGGCGACGGCGATGGTGAAGGATCTGCAGAGGATGAAAAGCAGGAATAAATCTCTTTTTTTGGCTTTGTAGAAACCCTCTGGACTTTTATCTTAGGCGGGGGGCGTGCCGTCCCTCAGTCCCCCCGAGTGAAGATGGGGGGTGGACGGCATTACGCTCTTCATAGCGATTGAGTGTGCCTTCCCGGCCCTATCTTCATCCCTGGGGTGCGGGCGATACTCGCCCCAGGCATGATGGTCTTGGAAGGCACGCCGATCAGAATTGCCGCCTACTTTCCCGTAGAGATACCCATCCGGAGCGTTTCTACAAGGCCGATCCACCCTTTAATCGCGTCGATTTCCAGCCGGTTCATACGCCCTTCAGGCCGTGGACCGCGAAATATCTGACCCGGGGCATCTCTCTCAATCATATCACCCTCTGGGGGCCGGATAGGGGCCATGATTTATCCTTCATTCCTGATAAAATGCCTGTTCTGCTGACATGTCTTGATCACTCTGATCTGGTCAGGGATTGAGTCGCCTGTTTCTGGATCCCGGGCACATCCAGGCGTATTTCCATCCAGACCAGGGTGCTCCCCCTGACCGGAAGGTCTATTCCATCCCCTCTCCGAGGGAGAGAGGATGAAGATCGTCGCGGCCCTCGGCGGGAACGCCATCATCAGGTATCGTGAGAAAGGGACGGCAACCGAGCAACTCGGTCACATCGATGCTGCGGTCGCCCCCCTTGCCAGGATGGTCGCCGCCGGTCATAGCGTCCTTATTACCCATGGGAATGGCCCGCAGGTCGGGGACATCCTCCTCCAGAACGAATGCGCGCGAGATGCGGTGCCGAGGATGCCCCTTGACGTCTGCGGGGCAGAGAGCCAGGGGATGATTGGGTATATGGTCCAGCAGTGCATGCAGAACCGCCTGGAGGCCCTGGGAGTCAGGGCACCGGTCGTGGCTGTGCTGACCAGGACCTGTGTCGACAGTGCCGACCCCGCCTTTGCCGTGCCGTCCAAAGCGATCGGACCCTATTACACCCGCGCCGAGGCCAGGTCTCTCGGTGAGGCCGAAGGCTGGACCTTCCGGGAAGAACCAGCGAGGGGATGGCGGCGTGTCGTCCCCTCTCCAGAACCCGCAGCGGTCCTCGAGGCCGGACCGGTGAAAGTGCTCTTCGAGACCGGGGCCGTCGTCGTTGCCGGGGGCGGGGGGGGCGTCCCGGTCGTCAGGACCGCAGGAGGACTCAGGGGTGTCGAGGCCGTCGTCGACAAGGACCGTGCCGCAGCACACCTGGCCTCCATCATCGGTGCCGACCTCCTCCTCATGCTCACCGATGTGGAGGGGGTGTACCTGGACTATGGAGGAGCGAATGAGAAGTTGGTCAGGAGCATGGACTCCAGAGAGGCGCGGGATTTCCTTGCACGCGGCGAGGCCGGGACAGGGACGATGGCCCCCAAGGTCGAGGCTGCGGTCAGGTTCGTGGAGAAAACCGGGGGCATAGCGGTCATCGCCCACCTCGACGCCGCAGAAGATGCGGGTGCCGGTCTGGCCGGGACGAAGGTCACCCCCGCCTGATTGGGCAGGTCATACAGTGCGCCCCGCCGTACCCCCCGGTGGCATTGTGCAGGTCGATGGGGACCATCTCTAATCCTTCGGCATAGACCTCTTTCTTGAACGGGAAAAATTCAGCATCCTGTCTGAGTTTCCGGTAGTCTTCTTCGACCTCTGCAAGGAGACGGCCGTATATTCCTGGTCTCGAAGTCGCCCGCCTCTGCAGTCTCTTGATCACCGCCTGTGCGACCAGCCCCGTATCGATCGCGATGCACTCACGGTCACGCACACAGAGGAAATTAGGAGCATAACAGAGTTGCTCAAGGGTGGTGACCGGGACGATAGAGAAGTCTTTCTCTTTCAGGTATTCAGAAAGACTCCCTTCCCACCCAGTCGGGCGATACCTCCCTCCATCGCTGGCGAGCACCTGCACCTCTGCACGGTCGAGAAGTGCCTGGTTCCCGACCACAACACCGTCTCCTGCCAGGTTACAGTAGGTGTCGAGGTGCATGCTCACCATCGGGTCGGCACCGTTGATGAGGGGATGGACCGGTTCCCTGACCACTGCCACCTCCTCGAAGCCCGAACCCGACCAGAGGAGTGCGTCGGCACCCTCGCGGTCGGTCCTGGAACCATATCCGAGGAGGGCAAAGGTTCCGGCCGGTATAAAATCCCCTCCTTCAAGATGGCCGCGCCTGATCAGCCCCACCGGGCCTGCGCCCAGGGCGGAGAGGGCGATCCTGGTGAGGGTTCCTTCACGTTGCCGTTCAGGTGTTGCCATCCGCCCCATCACCATCCCCTGGTCGGTGCAGACCTGCTGGTCACGCATGAAATAGAGGTTGTGCATCGTACCCTCCAGGGTGACGTTCCCTCCGTTCTGGCGGGCCCCCAGGATCGCAAGGGCGAGAAGGTGCTCGTTATCCCTGGAGGAGAGAGGAGGTTCTGCCTCCTGGTTTCCTTCTCCGGCAAGTTCCAGGAGTGCTGTACGGTACCTCGGGTGCTCCACCCCTTCGAGAACCACTTTGGTTAGATAATGAACTTTTACATTGAATTCACACTTTAATATCTCACAGAGTCTCTTATGTTCCCTCGTGGCGGATTCAAGATTAAAATAACGTTCATAAAGGTGATTTTTTGGAGATATCAGCGCAAAAAAAACTTCAATCCCTGGATTGTGCATGAGCACATCATGCAGTCTGTGCCATTCGGCGTGGGCCCTGGCACGCATATGTCCCCTAACCACAACGGTAGTATTTATGGTTTGTGTTGCCCGGAGAGATGGGGAGTATTCTGTCTGAACGTGAATAAAAACCGTTGAACCGGCTCTGTAAGATCTTCAAGATCGGCTATGGAGACGCTCTCTGGAGAGGCCTCGGCGACCAGGCCCGGGCTCGCCCGCCGGACCGCCGGACCACCCCGCGTGAAGGATAGGTCGTGGATGGCACCTCCTCTTCATGTCCTTCCATTGTGCCTTCAAACCCCTATACTCGTTCAGGGCACCTCACGAACAAAGACTGCCAGGAGGTGGCATATACACAGTATCCTTCTGATGCCTGTTGCGAGGATAAAAAGTGTCGGGCAGAGCAATGTTCGACCGCGTATGCGTGAGCCCCGGGTTCATGTCACGTTCTACAGAGTCTCAAGATGGAGTTCTTTCGCAGTCTTCTTGATCATTTCCAGGGGTCAGGGCGCGCCACTCCTCAGATTTCCTGGGTGATTGATGGGGGGGAGCGTGATGATCTGATGTGTTGCACCATCACAGGATCACCTCTGGAGAACTCTTCTTGATGGTTCTCTCTTGCGGGTGTGTTCCGCCTCTGGTCACCCCCCCGCCCGAGTGGTCGAAGACGGTAACCCCTGACGCGACTAAATGGGAAGGTGGTTGATTCACGTTCATGCCAGGAAGTGGAGAGGTCTTCCCATGACCATAATCGCGAAGATCATCTTTCTGGGTTTTCATACTGGTTTGAATTCGCCAGGTCTCTTCAAGAGTCCCTGATTGCAGATCCATCTCCTGAATGATCGGGCCTCTGCCTTTCTCTCCCTCTCTTCATCCCGGTGCGGTGGGGGGCGAGTGCTCCCCTAACCCCCGCAGATGAAGAGTGGCGGGGGACCGCATTCTCTCTTCATGATCGACTCTTCGCCTCCCTCCCAGGGAGCTGTGGGATATGTTCTCACAGTCAAACATTCTCGTGGGTCTCTGGAGTGTGTGAATCCCCGGGCTCTGTAGAATCAGGCATGAATCCTGGGCCAAGGCATACGAGATGGTAATGATCATGGGTCTCCTGTTCGTGCACTGATCTGTGTGCCTCCTTCGGGGCATGACACCACAGGCGAACATCATCAAATGGCCTCCCCTGGAGCAGCGAGACGAGGATGAAGATTCGACGATCAGGAGCGGCCATTTAGAGCGGCGTACCTTCCCACACCGGTGGAAGATAGGCGTTCATAATTTCTGGGAGGACGCGCCCCGACGCGAGGATATGGGGAGGCCATGGATGCATGTGTGCGCTACGAAGAGGTGGGAACCTCTCCACCATCATCTCTCTTGATCTTCTGAGAGAGAGAGGCAGGAGAGTTTTGGGATACCCTCTGAGCATATCCCAGAACTCTCATGGGGTAACCATCTCCTCGAACTGAAGTGCATCCTTCCAGAAATTCTACACGTCCTCCTCCACCAGGGAGAGCACTCGCTCCCGGCAGGAGCGTAGGGGAAGGTCAGAATGTTTCGGGATACCCTCTGTATATGTACAGAATCATTCACAGGACCACTACTCTCTGCAATCGACAGGAAGATCTGGGGAGTTCTTGGATGTCTTCACGAATTAGAATCAACAAAGGTCTTTCATTTCCAGATATAATCGATCTATTCATCTATGGTGAGATGCCAGATCAATCAAGGACTACAATACGAGGGAATGGTGTTTGGGTCATATGACTGAGAGGGATCATGTGTGGGTGACAGTCGCTGGTTTTGGCGGGCATATAAAAGCAACCCGGTCAACCCTGACAGTCAGGAAAAGAAATGAAGAAAGGCAATATGACGTCAGGAATGTCGGTCACCTGATTGTCATCGGCGGGCACACCATCCACACCTCGGCTCTTGTCTCTCTCCTCAGGCAAGGTGCCATGGTCTCGATCTTTGATGCAGATGGCCAGCTGGCCGGTGTTTTTACCCCCTCTGGGGAAGGAGATGCCGCGATAAGACTCAAAAGTGTACAACAACAGACATTTGGTCACACCTATGCCCTGACCTTCGTAGAACATGCGATAAACGAGCGTCTCCTCACTATTGAACGGTATGGCAATGCCCACAGTTGGGACCTCCTCTATGAAGGCGAACTTGAGTTTCTCCATCGTTCGCGCGAGGAATACCCCTTCCTCATCAAGATGGACGAACTCCGCCGGCTCCATCAGATGAACACCGACATGTATTATGAAGTGATGGGCCGCACCCTCCCTCCTGAACTGGGGTTTCACCGGCGGACAAAACGGCCGCATACCGATCCTGTCAATGCGATGCTCTCGTTTGGATATGCCCTTCTCTACAGTGCGGCAAATGTGGCCCTCCTTGCCGCCAGCATGGACCCTGATCTCGGGGCGCTCACTCCGGGCGCCGGGGGGCTGGTCTATGACGTCATCGACGGGTTCAAGCCGACGATGGTGGATGAACCGGTCTTTGCGATCGCCCGTGACGGCCTCGGGCAGGAGGAGTATGAACGCGGGAATGG
This window encodes:
- a CDS encoding phenylacetate--CoA ligase, which produces MFWNKEMETVSQTDLEALQLSRLKWTVNHVQNVEFYQKKFREAGVTPADIQSLDDIVKIPFTTKKELRDGYPFGNIAVPLKQVVRIHTTSGTTGKPTVVGYTRQDLDNWSELIARNLTMIGLTDEDIFQNAVNYGLFTGGLGFHYGAEKIGATVIPSATGNTKRQIEMIDDFGVTAIHCTPSYGMHLAEVAEEMGASLDSLRIGVFGAEPWSENMRKELEARLGVEAFDSYGMSEMYGPGAAFECPEHDGLHLWHDFYFAEIIDPETGERLPDGEKGELVITPLVKEAMPLVRYRTGDITRIIPDDCPCGRGKRLARISGRADDMLVIRGINVFPSQIEHTLFSIPEVGDQFMVYVDRINHLDEMTIEVEMNRESFSGELADLAGLQRKVTGAIKESLNLRTTVKLVEPGSLPRFEGKARHVVDRRGEIW
- a CDS encoding SdpI family protein, whose translation is MYRIAEMIGKLMGRCPNQEMVAAAQAGKPDQNAARGGKSGLPTLRWSRLGMIGVVVLAFLLGIAVYPTVPEEIPSHWDAAGEVDAYLPAFWGIFLLPLLLAGVAVLFLFVVPVLDVRVNTAGESRWRYDAVGLVIALFLFAVHVVAILWAQGTEVSMPAFLAVIFGIMEIAMGALIKKGLNQNSFVGIRTPWTLADERVWEITHERAGVAFQVAGVLTLLTALAPEVYGFVLLVLILIAVCIYLVWYSRQVYLRVVGHSEMR
- the uvsE gene encoding UV DNA damage repair endonuclease UvsE, with translation MLLRVSSLPFRQGGTACAHPFQQVYTSALHLSLMRIGYPCVNTGIGCTSARTFRLKSWSEERFLSTVAENLRCLALILEYNAAHDLLFFRVTSDLVPFASHPVNTLDWPEIFADECAGIGNFVQDHGMRISMHPDQFTLLNSPDEGVTRRSVAELMYHAAVLDAMGLDTTAKVQVHVGGVYGDRPTAMARFIERHRALPTGVKRRLVVENDDRLYPVDDCLTLHQGCGVPVVFDTLHHECRSSGEEVGKALAACARTWDPRKDGVPMADYSSQAPGARRGRHAATLDEAHFAAFLAASRPQDFDLMLEIKDKEQSALRALALAAGDPRVRTRL
- the lysS gene encoding lysine--tRNA ligase, which translates into the protein MSDSQISFDEAKLAKYQEIQEAGLPMYPAHFEREVTLAEIRERYAEIGHDPSEEEITTAGRIYSIRRHGKTIFVDVGDDSARLQLYVRKNDIGDEPFDRFKKFVDAGDVIGITGRVFRTKMGEITIWVSTYHLLTKSVCAMPEKFHGLKNTEMRYRHRYLDLIMNPESRETFRLRSRAIAELRTFLNSRDFLEFETPTLQPVYGGANARPFTTYHNALEQKLFLRIAPELYLKRLVVGGFEKVYEIAKNFRNEDIDTHHNPEFSMVEIYAAYHDYKDMMNLTEEIVTHLVLGTCGTASITFDGTEISFERPWRRLTMEDAVKEYADIDVFATPVEELAAIAEKEDMEKWEAAKTHGDYLALFFEHFCEDKLIQPTFIYDFPVENSPLAKRHRSKPGFTERFELFVNGMELANGFSELNDPLDQKERFEAQDQKRRLGDLEAQMIDYDFINALGYGMPPTGGVGIGIDRLVMLLTGNDSIKEVILFPSMRRLSQNGDGDGEGSAEDEKQE
- the arcC gene encoding carbamate kinase, which produces MKIVAALGGNAIIRYREKGTATEQLGHIDAAVAPLARMVAAGHSVLITHGNGPQVGDILLQNECARDAVPRMPLDVCGAESQGMIGYMVQQCMQNRLEALGVRAPVVAVLTRTCVDSADPAFAVPSKAIGPYYTRAEARSLGEAEGWTFREEPARGWRRVVPSPEPAAVLEAGPVKVLFETGAVVVAGGGGGVPVVRTAGGLRGVEAVVDKDRAAAHLASIIGADLLLMLTDVEGVYLDYGGANEKLVRSMDSREARDFLARGEAGTGTMAPKVEAAVRFVEKTGGIAVIAHLDAAEDAGAGLAGTKVTPA
- a CDS encoding arginine deiminase family protein → MVLEGVEHPRYRTALLELAGEGNQEAEPPLSSRDNEHLLALAILGARQNGGNVTLEGTMHNLYFMRDQQVCTDQGMVMGRMATPERQREGTLTRIALSALGAGPVGLIRRGHLEGGDFIPAGTFALLGYGSRTDREGADALLWSGSGFEEVAVVREPVHPLINGADPMVSMHLDTYCNLAGDGVVVGNQALLDRAEVQVLASDGGRYRPTGWEGSLSEYLKEKDFSIVPVTTLEQLCYAPNFLCVRDRECIAIDTGLVAQAVIKRLQRRATSRPGIYGRLLAEVEEDYRKLRQDAEFFPFKKEVYAEGLEMVPIDLHNATGGYGGAHCMTCPIRRG
- the cas1 gene encoding CRISPR-associated endonuclease Cas1, which encodes MTERDHVWVTVAGFGGHIKATRSTLTVRKRNEERQYDVRNVGHLIVIGGHTIHTSALVSLLRQGAMVSIFDADGQLAGVFTPSGEGDAAIRLKSVQQQTFGHTYALTFVEHAINERLLTIERYGNAHSWDLLYEGELEFLHRSREEYPFLIKMDELRRLHQMNTDMYYEVMGRTLPPELGFHRRTKRPHTDPVNAMLSFGYALLYSAANVALLAASMDPDLGALTPGAGGLVYDVIDGFKPTMVDEPVFAIARDGLGQEEYERGNGRCLLSDTLTDRLLSVLHQTIEEEQINAVVRNLVRALEDGEPFSPVYS